In Podarcis raffonei isolate rPodRaf1 chromosome 8, rPodRaf1.pri, whole genome shotgun sequence, the genomic window ggggtACCGACTGTCAGACAAGGGGCTGGCCATGGACCCGGAGAAGGTGaaagcagtgctggaatggaagagccccaaaacaaaaaaggatgtgcagaggttcctaggtttccacaacttctacaggaagttcatcaagagcTTTGCTCACTTGACAGCACCCATAACGGATTGTCTCAGTGGCAAGAAGAAGTTTGCGTGGACCAAGGAAGTGCAGCAGTCCTTTGAAAGGTTAAAGAAGGCTTTCGCCTCTGAGGAGCAGCTCCTGCCCGTGGATCCGGGGAAGCCACTGAGAGTGGAGACGGACGCTTCAGACCGGGCCATCGGAGCAGTACTGTTGCAACAAGGGTCAGGGGAGGACTGCAGACCTTGTGCGTTTTTCTCCAGGAAACTGAGCAAGTCAGAGCAACATTACACTGTTTATGACAAAGAATTGCTGGCGATTTATGCGGCCTTTTGGCAGTGGAGACACTTTTTGATTGGGGCGCACAACCAGATCCAGGTCCGAaaggaccacaagaacctggaatactggcaGACAGCGCGtgtgctcaaccagagacaggtcCGCTGGTCGCAGATATTCTCACAGTATCACTTTGAGATACAATATGTTCCTGGAGCGGGGGGGATGTGAGGGCGGATGCACTTTCCAGAAAATGGAATGGGAAGTACCTCCTGTGGCCAGGCCCATGTTCCCAGAAGACCAATGGTCGTGTGAGGGAGCACTGGTAGGGGAGCAAAATCTGGTTGGGTTCACCAGACACGATGAGTTTGCTCCAACTAAATTAGGAAGTTCAGtgatggaaaggggggaaatgggggggttgAGGAAAAAGGAGGGCTCTTGTACTACAAAGGGGCATGGTATGCACCAGGAGAGGCATTTAGGGCCAAAATACTTTGGCAGCTCCATGACAACCCCACAGCCGGCCATTTTGGGCAGCATAAGACCATGCTACTAGTCACCAGACAGTTCTGGTGGCCCAAGGTGGCCCAtttttggaggtttacatcaatacaaATGACAGAATCGATAAAATATGTGAACTAATAGGCTttcctttgatatattttttaagcagaggaatcTTCGAAAGTTGATCAAAtcatagatcttattctaattgcctcTACTGAGTTTTGTGTAGTGTTTGCTGCCACCTTggattccagacccttgatcagccCAATCTCCTTCCTCAGCTTATCAATTATCCTAATTAAATTGtagcgcccagaactggacacagttctCCTGGTCAAGGCAAAATGGAGTGgaactattacttctcttgatccgGACACTATAATTCTGTTGAttcagcctagaacagcattagcagTGCAGATCTCCAGCCAACGAATGTGTActaaaaggaaaatggaagaggaaatgttcataaaatgcatatattagtgaatatAATATAGAAAGCCAATATAATAGAACAAATTGCTTGTAGTCCATACAAAGTAAACATGTTTCTTAGGGAAATTTCACATTAaactgctgatgaattttcatgaggaattccCCGCTGCCCCAAAGAACCACATATTTCTACAGAATTGTGAAGAACtgaaaagaagattggaaaaatgagaaactatcaGAAGCTGACGTTGGCAGATTCTCCCCTCTTTATGAATGACTCACAAATTCAAGAGATTTCCTCTCATAAGTTTTTAACAAAGTCTACGATGCTGTCCATTAATTCAACTGCAGCAGGGAATGCAAAGATGAATCCTTTGAAGAAGTTTATCATCCCATGAAACCCGTTCTCAACATGGAACCAGCTGACTTTCACCCCATTGTCCTCCAGACGTTTCTTGTACAGCAGTATGTCGTCTCGTACAACGTCGTACTCGCAGCTCACAATTAGGGTTTCAGGAAGCTTCTGGATGACAGAGTCCTCAGCAAAAAGGCAAGAAATATCGGCTTCTAATGTCTCTGATAATTGCCTGTAGACTTCAGGTTCATAAGGAGCAAGTGGGACTTGTTTGTAGCCTCTCCCCTTAAATCTCTCTGGAAGGTTGTCTGGACTCACCCACTTCCCATATTTCAGCCTCATTGAATCTGGCACATGAGAGCCCTTCAGGACCTGGCCTGCCAAAGAAGTGTCCTTTCCAATATACTTCAATCCAAAGTAAGCAATGTTTTCCCGGAACAGGATGGGCATTGAACTGTTCTGCTGATAGGAAGGCAGGTTGTAGTCCAGAGCCTGTGTATAAGGATAGATGAGCACTTGAGCTTGTAGCTTTGGAAGGTCTGTTCTCTCCACCAATTTCTGGGCAACAACACAAGCATAACTGCCCCCCGCACTGTCCCCACCAACAATGATCTTGGAAGGATCCACCCCATGGGAAGCTGCATTTTGAATTAAGTGTATGGTAGCAGCAAGGCAGTCCTTGTACTGAGCGGGAGGAAGATGCTCAGGAGACAGGCGGTAGCTGCAGAATAAAAGAGAAGCAAAGAGGTAAACTTCCAGAATCTTTTCCAAACACATTCATGATCACATAGAATTACaggaatagcctgctggatcagttaTAGCAGATATAATGCAGGTGAAAGTCAGCTGGCTTATGCCCTTAAAAAACTGACTTTACCAGCTAGCAAAAGAGTGTAGGGAACGCTGGGGAAGCAGAACCCTGCAGGGTTGCATCCAGCTGGTGGAAGACCATTTGCCACTTGcaactttccctcctcctcctgtttaGATGTAGGGGGCGTTTCCCAGTCTCTTCCTGATTATATGTTTAAAAGCCCTAACTGAACATTAGCCCCACTCCCGGATTGATTCCAGGCTAGATCTGGGTTGGGTGGTCTCCAAGTTGAGGCTGATCTGGAGGCCCTGGTTAGGGGTGCTGTGCAAGGCCTTATGCCCAGTTCatagtccccaccccccaccccacggaAGCGAGCGTGTTCATGTCTTAAGCACATGAAGCTCTGAGTTTCAATCACAGAACGGAATGTTGACAGCTTTCGTGGGGAGCCTCTTTCTCCTGCAGGGAATATGGCAAGGGATGCCACCAACAAATACAGCAGCATGCTGGGCAACTACACTCTTTCCCAACGTAAGGCCATGTGGTTGTGTTTACATACCCAACAGACACAACCACTGAATCAGTCTCCTTGGCAATCTTGCTGCAGACATCTTCGTAGAATGCTAGCAAGTTGGGAAGGAAATTCAAAATTGGGAAGCAATTATGTGGAAGATATACCTAAAGAAAGGAAGCTGTTTCACAACCCAGGGGTGATGCATTcacagaagacccactgaaatgcatGGACATAAGTCACAGCAGAACCCGAAGGATGACACCTTTGGCTTCCATTGctctacatcaggggtcagcaacctgaaCGAatggaatgaacgaattcctatgccccacaaataacctagagatgcattttaaataaaaagacacattctactcatgtaaaaacacgctgattcccagaccgtcaacgggccagattgagaaggtgattgggccgcatccggcccacagaccttagtttgcttacccctgCTCTACATGCTGTgagactgcaactcccaggaGACACAGGCAGGGATGTCACACTTACCTTCAGTTCTCTACCCGCCCAGGGTTTCTAGCAACTGCTAAGccgaagcactgctgcctccaatcttgccttaaaaagcacatttttgcaaagaaatCTTCCCTTACATAAGATATTGGTACATGCGATATTCACTGACATAAGCCTTTTTATGCATCGTGC contains:
- the LOC128419630 gene encoding arylacetamide deacetylase-like 4; this encodes MELLQSLLLGLIGVIGIPSLSLLSWAIYYDLSKSEIPPGFDSPLKLRGLHCLIIMAFTVGKCLELLGVCRQVAVIRFLQNFWNPRADPSLSSKDLLFDGVPVRVYQPKTPSAGPRKGFVFFHGGAGMVGSIAFYEDVCSKIAKETDSVVVSVGYRLSPEHLPPAQYKDCLAATIHLIQNAASHGVDPSKIIVGGDSAGGSYACVVAQKLVERTDLPKLQAQVLIYPYTQALDYNLPSYQQNSSMPILFRENIAYFGLKYIGKDTSLAGQVLKGSHVPDSMRLKYGKWVSPDNLPERFKGRGYKQVPLAPYEPEVYRQLSETLEADISCLFAEDSVIQKLPETLIVSCEYDVVRDDILLYKKRLEDNGVKVSWFHVENGFHGMINFFKGFIFAFPAAVELMDSIVDFVKNL